From Cydia fagiglandana chromosome 6, ilCydFagi1.1, whole genome shotgun sequence, the proteins below share one genomic window:
- the LOC134665570 gene encoding uncharacterized protein LOC134665570 yields the protein MDSNSDSGDTFFKLEPDSDNESYTNSKVETRLQWSSENTVKLIDTMERDCKELWDARHPMNKDRAARQAKLQYLALMFGTTVEEISRKIHNLRTQFNNELRKIKRRQCGEERGAAASGWEYFDALCFLRSPPNPLDVDGVNLALAEFQAEEEMEFGAALRANSIKASSPTEAPKPTRVAASAPPPLPPSANPLMWPEEPAPRLRPGMGADECQIFGDFVASELRTLRSDDARKKLKRIIQKAILQIGEEEDGNGP from the exons ATGGATTCCAATTCGGATTCcggcgatacgttcttcaaatTGGAGCCGGATTCGGATAACGAGAGTTACACGAACTCAAAGGTGGAAACGCGTTTGCAATGGAGCTCAGAGAACACTGTGAAGTTGATCGATACTATGGAAAGGGATTGCAAGGAGTTGTGGGACGCGAGGCACCCTATGAATAAGGACAGAGCGGCGCGGCAGGCGAAGCTTCAGTATCTGGCGCTAATGTTTGGAACGACGGTCGAGGAGATAAGTAGGAAGATACACAACTTGAGGACTCAGTTTAATAATGAGTTGCGGAAGATAAAGCGACGGCAGTGCGGCGAGGAGCGCGGGGCGGCGGCTAGTGGGTGGGAGTACTTCGATGCCCTTTGCTTTTTGCGTTCGCCCCCCAACCCCCTCGATGTGGATGGAGTCAATCTAGCG CTGGCCGAATTCCAAGCCGAAGAAGAGATGGAATTCGGAGCCGCACTTCGAGCCAACTCCATCAAGGCCTCCAGCCCCACTGAAGCCCCCAAGCCCACCAGGGTGGCAGCGTCAGCCCCCCCGCCCCTGCCGCCCAGCGCCAACCCCCTCATGTGGCCGGAGGAGCCGGCGCCCAGGCTGCGACCAGGGATGGGGGCTGATGAATGTCAG ATTTTCGGTGACTTCGTAGCGTCAGAGCTGCGCACACTTCGCTCTGACGACGCGCGCAAGAAACTCAAGCGCATCATACAGAAGGCTATCCTTCAGATCGGTGAAGAAGAGGACGGCAACGGCCCCTAG